Below is a genomic region from Candidatus Woesearchaeota archaeon.
AGACCCGTTAAGGGATATGCTTGAAATAAAAGAAGTGTATGGCCTTGTTGTTTTAGACAGAAGAGACAGCACAATCGCCATGCTGAAGGGAAAATCAATTATTCCGCTTATCAGAACTCATTCAACAGTGCCTGGAAAGTTCAAGGCCGGGGGACAGAGCGCAAAAAGATTCGAAAGCAACCGTGAATTGGCAGCAAAAGAATTCTACCATAAAGTTGCTGATTATATGAAAGACCAGTTCTTGACAAAAATAACTGAATTGAAAGGCATCTTAGTAGGCGGCCCTGGCCCGACAAAATATGAATTAGTAGAGGGCGATTACATAACAGGCGATTTAAAGAAGAAAATAATTGCAATAAAAGATATCAGCTATACAGATGAATTCGGCCTGCAGGAATTGCTTGATAAATGCCAGGATATTCTTGCGCAGGAGGGCATTGCAGAGGAAAAGGCAGTAATGGCAAGATTCTTTGAACTGCTGGCCACAAAGCAGGGAATGACAGGCTATGGCAGGGAAGAAGTTACTAATGACCTGAAAATGGGCGCAGTTGATGTTCTGCTCCTGTCTGAGGATTGTGAAGATTCTGTTGTTGAGGAATTTGAAAAAGAGGCAGAGAAAGTAGGCACAAAAGTAATGATGATCTCAACTGAAACAAGAGAGGGTGTGCAGCTTAGAGACATAGGCAAGATAGCCGCTATACTGAGATATGAAGTGAGGTAAAATGGATCTCATTACGGAATCCTTCAAAAGGCTTTGTCCTGAAAAAGAGCCCGGCTTTAGCCCCTCATTAAAGTATTCAGGAAGGTTCAGCGGCTATAACGCAAATATAAGGTTCAATAAGCTTTCAAATAAGCTTGAAATAAGCCTGAGCAAAAAATGGAAAAAAATTGATGATGAAATCCAGATCGGCCTGGTGCAGTCCCTGCTTCTTAAGATTTTCAAAGATAAAAAGAATACGGCAAATATCAATATGTACAATATTTTTATGAAACGGATCCACATAGCCATTCCAAAGGTTTATTCCGATCCTGCTCTTGATGAAAGCTTCAATAGAGTGAATGAAAAATATTTTTTCAGCCTTATTGAAAAGCCGAATCTAAAATGGGGCTCTCACTCAAAAGCAAAGCTGGGCTGCTATGATTATGGCAGCGACACAATTACAATAAGCAGGGTGTTTGAAAATAATATAGACCTTCTAGACTATATCATGTATCACGAAGCGCTGCACAAGAAGCACAAGTTTGAAAACAGGAATGGAAGGAATTATTCGCACACTAAAGATTTCAGGCTCAAAGAAACTGAGTTTGAGAATGCAAAAATAATTGAAAATAAAATCTCAAGATTAATAGCAAGAAGAAGGGTTTTTGACTTCATAGGATTTTAATGGGGAGAAAACTTTAGAGATATATCTGCTGAAAGAACAAAAACTACGGATTAATCGATCATTACTGATTCTCTCGAACTTTTGGAAATCCTTTATCTAACAACTTTCTTGTATTTGCTATGGCCTCGTTCACTTTTGTTTCCCCTAGCCCTGTTTCTTGCATTGTTGCTGTTTTCCAATATCATACTTTTCTAAAAGATAGAAGAGAGCTTCTCTTCCTCTCAATATATGAGGCTTTTTGCTAGATCTGATTTCATTGGCTTTTCGCGAGTAATGCATAAACCGAAATAGAGCAGTTAAGGCCACTGGAATTCCAACCACAGTTAAGACAGAACAGAAATATACGTTTTTGCAAATTTTTTTTCTTTTGACATTCCTTGTATAATCCCTAAATGTTTCTTCGTCAACATCTTGCCAAAGTGAAACTGCATGCCCCCATTCCTTGTAATATAAGTCTGCATCCTCACCTAATTCTACACCTATCTTCCTAGTTTTATCATAGAATAATCTATGGATATCCATATCTAAGGTACTTTTTATCGTTCCAACTAGTTCGAAGTTATCTTTGGTATAATTATAAACAACTTCCTTCGCTTCTCTCTCTAAACCCTTGACAGTGTCATTTACTTCTCTTAATACTTCATTTTGTTCAGCAACTGTCCTGGAAAGATCATCTTTTCGCCCATACGCTTCTCTCAATCTTAATGTTAAATTTTCCATTTTCTTTTACCTCATTCAATCTATGTTAGTTATTATGATGAAGTAGTAACTAAAAGTATATAAATCTTTGTTGTTTATTTTGAACTACAATAGAAAGATTTAAATAAATGCTCAAATATAAACAAAATAATGAACAACGAAGTATTAAAAAACATTGGGCTTTCTGATCATGAAATAAAGGTTTACCTTTCTCTTCTTAGATTAGGGAGCGTAACAGCAACAAAAGTAGCACAAGAAACAAACACTGATAGAGCCACCACATATAGATTCTTGGACTCACTAATCACCAGAGGTTTAGTAAATTATGTTATCCTCAACAATGTTAAATACTTCAAAGCAGTTCATCCGAAAAAAATAAGTGAAGATCTAAAAAATCTTAAAGAAAGTTATGATCAGGTTTTGCCAGAATTGGAATCATTACTGAAATTACCCAGAGAGGAAACAAAAGTAGAACTATACAAGGGAAAAGAAGGTCTTAAAACCATCATGAAAGATATTCTTAGAGAAAAGAAATCTTATACTTTTATTGGTGAAGTTGAAAAATTTTTCACAGAATTATCTCCCTACATCATACAATGGTTGAAACGTGTAGAAGAAGCAAAAATAAGAGGTAAACTTATTTGTATAGAGGGGACATCATTTAAAGTAGCAAAAACAGAACAATATAAATTAATATCTAAAAAATTTATTTCAAGGGTTTCCACATGGACATATGGTTCTAAGACGGCCTTATTTATCTGGTCTAACCCTTTATTTGGAGTTTTGATTGATAATGAAGATGTTACTAAAAGCAATTCATTACTATTCGATTTTCTATGGGGTTTAGCAAAAAAACCTACAAAACAACATGAAAATAAAACAAGATTGGAATAAACATTTTCTCCCCATTAAATCCTGATTTTTTGGAACTATGGTGCCTATTCTTTCTGCACGGTAAAAAACAACTTCTCGCTTACTGACGTTCGCTCGACCTGTACATAAAGTGCAGGCAACATAACGGCGATAGGCAGAATATCTCGTGTTTTAAAATAACATCATTAAACAAAATAAAAAAACAAAATTAAATATCAAAATAAAGGTAAAACTCATAAGGATGCGGCCTTATTCTGATTGGGTCTATTTCCTTTTCCTTTTTATACTCAATCCATACATCTATGACATCTTTTGTAAATACCCCTCCTTTCAAGAGAAACTCATGGTCTCTCTTTAATGCGGCAATCGACTCTGTTAAAGACCCCGGAACTGTGGGAACTTTAGCTGCATCTTCTGGCTCTAACTCGTAAGTATTTTTATCTAAGGGCTCGCCCGGGTCAATCTTATTCTGTATGCCATCCAGCCCGGCCATAAGCATCGCAGAAAATGCAAGATACGGGTTACAGCTGTTATCAGGCGGCCTGAACTCTATCCTTTTAGTCTTAGGATTTTCTGTGTAAACAGGAATGCGTATTGCAGCAGAGCGGTTTCTTTGCGAATATGCCATATTGACTGGAGCTTCATATCCGGGAACCAGCCTTTTGTAAGAGTTTGTAGTGGGCGCGCAGAATGCCATTAGCGCAGGCGCATGCTTTAATAGCCCTCCGATATAATATTTGGCGGTCTGGGAAATTAACGCGTAGCCGTCTGCATCAAAAAATATATTTTTGCCATCTTTCCACAGGCTTTGATGCGTATGCATTCCAGATCCGTTATCGCCAAACAGCGGCTTGGGCATAAATGTTGCAACCATATTGTTTTTCTTGGCAATATTCTTTACTATGTACTTGTACAGCAGGCATTTATCAGCCATCCTGACAAGGCTGTCAAACCTCATGTCAATCTCGCATTGCCCTGCAGTCGCAACTTCATGATGATGCACTTCTATGCCGATGCCTGCTTTTATCATCGTCAGGATAATGCTGCTTCTCAAATCCTGCAGCGAATCATGCGGCGGGACTGGAAAATACCCTTCCTTGTATCTGGGCTTATAGCCGAGATTCGGCTTTTCATCTTTGCCAGAATTCCATTCTCCTTCAACAGAGTCTATAAAATAATAGCTGGAATTTTCTGTCTGGTCAAACTTTATGTCATTGAAGATGAAGAATTCCATTTCAGGCCCCCAGAAGCTTTGGTCAGCAATGCCTGTGCTTTTTAAATATTCCATAGCTTTTTTTGCAATGTAGCGGGGATCGCGCGTATAGGGCTTTTTAGTTATCGGGTCATAGATATCGCAAATAATGCTTAAAGTCGGCACTTCGCATATTGGATCAACAAAAGCAGTTAAG
It encodes:
- a CDS encoding peptide chain release factor aRF-1, with the protein product MADAKLKFKLKKVIKELDQYRGRHTELVSVYVPQDYDLNKIIQHLDQEKGTATNIKSTSTRKNVIDALERMIQHLRLFKRTPENGLAVFSGNVAEREGQSDIKVWSLEPPVPLKIRIYRCDKEFVLDPLRDMLEIKEVYGLVVLDRRDSTIAMLKGKSIIPLIRTHSTVPGKFKAGGQSAKRFESNRELAAKEFYHKVADYMKDQFLTKITELKGILVGGPGPTKYELVEGDYITGDLKKKIIAIKDISYTDEFGLQELLDKCQDILAQEGIAEEKAVMARFFELLATKQGMTGYGREEVTNDLKMGAVDVLLLSEDCEDSVVEEFEKEAEKVGTKVMMISTETREGVQLRDIGKIAAILRYEVR
- the glnA gene encoding type I glutamate--ammonia ligase, with amino-acid sequence MPKNASLNNSSRWNGEVQEQDIRRVEQLIKDNNIQIIDLKFNDLPGLWQHFSIPVSELAEIDDPVKSIWFEGIGFDGSSIRGFQKIQESDMILHLDPLTAFVDPICEVPTLSIICDIYDPITKKPYTRDPRYIAKKAMEYLKSTGIADQSFWGPEMEFFIFNDIKFDQTENSSYYFIDSVEGEWNSGKDEKPNLGYKPRYKEGYFPVPPHDSLQDLRSSIILTMIKAGIGIEVHHHEVATAGQCEIDMRFDSLVRMADKCLLYKYIVKNIAKKNNMVATFMPKPLFGDNGSGMHTHQSLWKDGKNIFFDADGYALISQTAKYYIGGLLKHAPALMAFCAPTTNSYKRLVPGYEAPVNMAYSQRNRSAAIRIPVYTENPKTKRIEFRPPDNSCNPYLAFSAMLMAGLDGIQNKIDPGEPLDKNTYELEPEDAAKVPTVPGSLTESIAALKRDHEFLLKGGVFTKDVIDVWIEYKKEKEIDPIRIRPHPYEFYLYFDI